One Anas platyrhynchos isolate ZD024472 breed Pekin duck chromosome 2, IASCAAS_PekinDuck_T2T, whole genome shotgun sequence DNA segment encodes these proteins:
- the PTF1A gene encoding pancreas transcription factor 1 subunit alpha: METVLLEHFPGGLDSFSSPPYFDEEDFFPEPAPREALGADGLLEPDVDLLSRQLQEYYRDGGDPDGGYCCEAAAAAFPPSPASPGFAYECCGAAGAALLSPGGRLQALGSAKRRRRVRSEAELQQLRQAANVRERRRMQSINDAFEGLRSHIPTLPYEKRLSKVDTLRLAIGYINFLSELVQSDLPLRSAGSESPSQPKKIIICHRGTSKWPPIARPGPPRRGSAGMRRSPARRGGPGNNPLSLSSLLKKKKKPQPSCPPGSPSPSDPDYGLPPLAGHSLSWTDEKQLKEQNIIRTAKVWTPEDPRKVPNKASLNDIENEPPFDFVA; this comes from the coding sequence ATGGAGAcggtgctgctggagcactTCCCCGGGGGGCTGGACTCGTTCTCCTCGCCCCCCTACTTCGACGAGGAGGACTTCTTCCCCGAGCCCGCCCCGCGGGAGGCGCTGGGCGCCGACGGGCTGCTGGAGCCCGACGTGGACTTGCTGAGCCGCCAGCTGCAGGAGTACTACCGCGACGGCGGCGACCCCGACGGCGGCTACTGCTGCgaggcggccgccgccgccttcccCCCGTCGCCCGCCTCGCCCGGCTTCGCCTACGAGTGCTgcggggcggcgggcgcggCGCTGCTGTCGCCGGGGGGGCGGCTGCAGGCGCTGGGCTCGGCCaagcggcggcggcgggtgCGCTCCGAggcggagctgcagcagctccggcAGGCGGCCAACGTGCGGGAGCGGCGGCGGATGCAGTCCATCAACGACGCCTTCGAGGGGCTGCGCTCGCACATCCCCACGCTGCCCTACGAGAAGCGGCTCTCCAAGGTGGACACGCTGCGCCTGGCCATCGGCTACATCAACTTCCTCAGCGAGCTGGTGCAGTCCGACCTGCCGCTGCGCAGCGCCGGCAGCGAGAGCCCCAGCCAGCCCAAGAAAATCATCATCTGCCACCGCGGCACAAGTAAGTGGCCTCCCatcgcccggcccggcccgccccgTCGCGGCTCCGCAGGAATGCGGCGCTCACctgcgcggcggggcggccccggcaaTAACCCTCtgtctctctcctccctcctaaaaaaaaaaaaaaaacctcaaccCTCCTGCCCACCAGGATCCCCCTCCCCGAGCGACCCCGACTACGGCCTCCCCCCGCTGGCCGGCCACTCGCTGTCGTGGACTGACGAAAAGCAGCTCAAGGAACAAAACATCATCCGGACAGCCAAAGTGTGGACCCCCGAGGACCCGCGGAAGGTGCCCAACAAAGCCTCCCTCAACGACATCGAGAACGAGCCCCCCTTCGACTTCGTGGCGTGA